In Sebaldella termitidis ATCC 33386, one DNA window encodes the following:
- a CDS encoding PTS sugar transporter subunit IIA: protein MLNNFLDNRCIELKSNYDSYEDLITNVSRELLKYGYVKESFLENILGREKQYPTGFELGGKYNIAIPHTDMENVLKPVIYIVVLDRPVMFKSAEDGKSDISVDIVFVISLNEKDKHIVVLEELMKIFSKNDLIEKIKNSEDKDELIRLIYEEE from the coding sequence ATGCTGAATAATTTTCTGGATAACAGATGTATAGAGCTGAAGAGTAATTATGACAGCTATGAGGACTTAATAACCAATGTAAGCAGAGAACTGTTAAAATACGGTTATGTAAAGGAAAGCTTTCTTGAAAATATTCTAGGGAGGGAAAAACAGTATCCCACGGGGTTTGAGCTGGGAGGGAAATATAATATAGCAATCCCGCATACAGATATGGAAAATGTTTTGAAGCCTGTTATTTATATAGTCGTTTTGGATAGACCTGTAATGTTTAAAAGTGCTGAAGACGGCAAGTCAGATATCAGCGTGGATATTGTTTTCGTAATATCGCTTAATGAAAAGGATAAACATATAGTAGTTCTGGAAGAATTGATGAAGATATTTTCAAAAAATGATCTGATAGAAAAAATAAAAAATTCTGAGGATAAAGATGAATTAATACGTTTAATATATGAGGAGGAATAA
- a CDS encoding PTS sugar transporter subunit IIB: MKKILVCCGSSMVTSTVALNNIKEACQKAGIDASFGQCKFAEVPFQIKTFNPDVIVPTGPLDESSAGGIPVVKGISFVTGVGIDKTIAEILDILKS, from the coding sequence ATGAAAAAGATTTTGGTTTGCTGCGGTTCATCAATGGTGACAAGTACTGTTGCACTGAATAATATTAAAGAGGCCTGTCAGAAAGCAGGAATAGATGCTTCATTCGGGCAGTGCAAATTTGCTGAGGTACCGTTTCAGATAAAAACGTTTAATCCTGATGTAATAGTGCCTACAGGTCCGCTGGATGAAAGCTCTGCCGGAGGAATACCCGTGGTAAAGGGAATATCGTTTGTAACTGGTGTGGGAATAGATAAAACAATAGCGGAAATATTAGATATATTAAAGAGTTAG